A region of Clostridium acetobutylicum ATCC 824 DNA encodes the following proteins:
- a CDS encoding efflux RND transporter periplasmic adaptor subunit: MKNKKNKVVTISIIVFVGIVIICTYFSKTIKNMLLPEVTVCYAKPGTIGESFETTGTIQYENTHKIYPMSNWQIKQICVKLNQDVKKGDVLAKVDNDEISLKEKEEQEVIMQLQDEINSLKKAPAPDQDKIKENQYKLDTENIKYKAIRKGLTNDGSILSDVDGKVVSINSQNGQSPQDAQSDSSSSSQAGDNIQAASNALFEIISSDATFSVKWTASTKDAEGLSIGDTVNVTAQDGENSNAETAAISEKKYDSTKDEYEFLATISGKSDFKENDKVTVSTQGNIKKYNNVIPKSCLYDDNGVDYIYAVKAKDGALENEEYVERIQVKVIDSDSLNCSIKSVNNGQLDKSNYGIVSSSSKSINDNSEVKLVTTEVSR, translated from the coding sequence ATGAAAAATAAAAAAAATAAAGTTGTTACTATAAGTATTATAGTATTTGTTGGGATTGTTATAATTTGCACATATTTTTCAAAGACTATAAAAAATATGCTTCTTCCTGAAGTTACCGTTTGTTATGCTAAGCCTGGAACTATAGGTGAAAGTTTTGAAACTACAGGAACAATACAATATGAAAATACTCATAAAATATATCCAATGTCAAACTGGCAAATTAAACAGATTTGTGTAAAGCTAAATCAGGATGTTAAGAAAGGAGATGTGTTAGCAAAGGTAGATAATGATGAAATATCACTTAAAGAAAAAGAAGAGCAAGAAGTAATAATGCAGCTTCAGGATGAAATAAATAGCTTAAAAAAGGCACCAGCTCCAGATCAAGATAAGATTAAAGAAAATCAATATAAATTGGATACTGAAAATATAAAGTATAAAGCGATAAGAAAAGGATTAACGAATGATGGCAGTATACTTTCTGACGTAGATGGTAAGGTAGTGAGCATAAATTCTCAAAATGGGCAAAGTCCCCAAGATGCTCAGAGCGATAGTTCATCAAGTTCTCAAGCAGGAGATAATATACAAGCAGCAAGCAATGCTTTGTTTGAAATAATAAGTAGTGATGCAACTTTTTCAGTAAAATGGACAGCTTCGACAAAAGATGCTGAAGGATTGTCAATTGGAGATACTGTTAATGTTACAGCACAAGATGGAGAAAATTCAAATGCTGAAACAGCAGCAATTTCTGAAAAAAAATACGATTCAACTAAAGATGAATACGAGTTTTTAGCTACCATAAGTGGTAAGAGTGACTTTAAAGAAAATGATAAAGTTACTGTAAGTACCCAAGGAAATATTAAAAAATATAACAATGTTATTCCCAAAAGCTGTTTGTATGATGATAATGGAGTAGATTATATTTATGCTGTTAAAGCCAAAGACGGTGCACTAGAGAATGAAGAATATGTTGAAAGAATTCAAGTGAAAGTTATAGATTCTGACTCGTTAAATTGTTCGATTAAATCAGTAAATAATGGTCAGTTGGATAAAAGTAATTACGGAATTGTAAGTAGTTCATCTAAGTCAATTAATGATAATTCAGAAGTAAAGTTGGTTACTACGGAAGTATCGAGGTGA
- a CDS encoding ABC transporter ATP-binding protein — MKYSNINKKLGSFLSSSKNIIKTVKLLWKSSSLSFIATLIITVLNGIIVPINMVISKYLIDSVVNALKNKSPIDSLNKVLFWLVVEFGVIAFSYVIGRVNTYFSTIQSKCLNNSISELLIKKANELDLSYFENDEFYNKIEKANSQAVGTTIQIVNGLTQIVKNFTTLVGAIVIVFQLSPIILLLCIMTSIPMFIINIKIYKQKYNIYSKRIEKTRLAHYLQMVMMDYIPVKEIKLNRIGDWLEKIILSIYKDNLNQDKKIEKKQLLIMSIVDIFNTIISYGYKIYVIFITLTQRLSIGSMNMYISALTNLEDSVKNTLDNFALLYSNNLYIENLFYVLDLKPLILNNNSGKKEFINEIRDSIEFRNVSFKYPNSKKYALKNVSFKIEANQNCAIVGLNGCGKTTLIKLLTRLYDPTEGEIYIDNINIKEFNIESLYKGIGIVFQDFMKYPFDVKKNIGFGNIDNLDNFELIKTAAKKANAYTFIQGLSNKFDTKLQKMWSNGVDLSLGQWQKLAISRAFMSNACLLILDEPTASIDAKSEYELFKDFKELMGEGTSILISHRFSTVKMADKIIVLKDGEIVEQGNHDSLIKSDGLYAELYNMQADAYLVNEDKNIDVSKDKLKDIV, encoded by the coding sequence ATGAAATATAGCAATATTAATAAGAAATTAGGTAGTTTTTTAAGTTCTTCAAAAAATATAATTAAAACAGTTAAATTACTTTGGAAAAGCTCAAGTTTAAGCTTTATTGCAACACTGATTATTACTGTATTAAATGGTATAATTGTTCCAATTAATATGGTAATTTCAAAATATTTAATTGATAGTGTTGTAAATGCATTAAAAAATAAAAGTCCAATTGATTCCTTAAATAAAGTTCTTTTTTGGTTAGTAGTAGAATTTGGGGTTATTGCATTTTCCTACGTTATAGGTAGAGTAAATACATATTTTTCAACTATTCAATCTAAATGTTTAAATAACAGTATTTCAGAACTTCTTATAAAAAAGGCAAATGAGTTGGATTTATCATATTTTGAAAATGATGAATTTTATAATAAAATAGAAAAAGCCAATAGCCAAGCAGTAGGAACTACTATTCAAATTGTAAATGGATTAACACAAATTGTAAAGAATTTTACTACGCTAGTTGGAGCTATTGTAATTGTATTTCAATTAAGTCCTATTATACTTTTGCTTTGCATTATGACATCCATACCGATGTTTATTATAAATATAAAGATTTATAAGCAAAAATATAATATTTACAGTAAAAGAATAGAGAAGACAAGATTGGCGCATTATTTACAGATGGTTATGATGGATTATATACCAGTAAAAGAAATAAAATTGAATCGTATTGGAGATTGGTTGGAAAAAATTATACTTTCTATATATAAGGATAATCTAAATCAGGATAAAAAAATCGAAAAGAAACAGCTTTTAATTATGAGTATAGTAGATATTTTTAATACAATTATCTCATATGGATATAAGATTTATGTGATTTTTATAACGTTAACTCAAAGGTTAAGTATTGGTTCTATGAATATGTATATATCCGCATTGACAAATTTAGAGGATTCAGTAAAAAATACTTTGGATAATTTTGCTTTACTTTATTCAAATAATCTCTATATAGAAAACTTATTTTATGTGCTTGACTTAAAGCCATTAATATTAAATAACAATAGTGGCAAGAAAGAGTTTATAAATGAAATACGGGATTCAATAGAATTTAGAAATGTATCCTTTAAATACCCTAATTCTAAAAAATATGCTTTGAAAAATGTTAGTTTTAAAATAGAAGCAAATCAAAATTGTGCTATAGTAGGACTTAATGGTTGTGGAAAGACGACACTTATAAAATTGTTAACTAGGCTGTATGATCCTACAGAAGGAGAAATATATATAGATAATATAAATATCAAAGAATTTAATATAGAATCTCTATACAAAGGTATAGGAATTGTATTTCAGGATTTTATGAAGTATCCATTTGATGTGAAAAAGAATATTGGATTTGGTAATATTGATAATTTAGATAATTTTGAACTTATTAAAACAGCAGCTAAAAAAGCAAATGCATATACATTTATACAGGGATTAAGTAATAAATTCGATACAAAACTTCAGAAAATGTGGAGTAATGGAGTGGATTTATCACTAGGTCAGTGGCAAAAGCTTGCTATAAGCAGGGCTTTTATGAGTAATGCATGTTTACTGATATTAGATGAGCCTACGGCATCAATTGATGCAAAGTCGGAATATGAATTATTTAAGGATTTTAAAGAGTTAATGGGAGAAGGAACTAGTATTTTAATATCCCATAGGTTTTCTACCGTAAAAATGGCAGATAAAATTATTGTTCTAAAGGATGGTGAAATAGTTGAACAAGGAAATCATGATAGTCTTATAAAAAGTGATGGTTTGTATGCTGAATTATATAATATGCAGGCTGACGCTTATCTGGTGAATGAAGATAAGAATATTGATGTGAGTAAAGATAAATTAAAAGACATAGTATGA
- a CDS encoding carbohydrate ABC transporter permease → MEIQNLNVKKKENIKGYIFAGPSIIGFLMFFVIPFLISVVYCFTQGVGGLDFVGFQNFIELFQNDSFKLAVKNTILFNIIAVPLVLIISLGVTIIVNNKIKKASFFRTALTVPLVIPVASIILVWQVFFAESGVINKILLKVGIMGPDYLKTGWSFFVLVLLYVWKNCGYDMIIFLAGLNNIPKEYYEAAEIDGCSKIQSFFKITLPLLMPTIFFAFIISIINSLRIYREAYLLSGQYPDSSIYMLQHFMNNNFANLNYQRLSTASVIVFVFVAIVIYYLFRIQKKFEV, encoded by the coding sequence ATGGAAATACAAAATTTAAATGTAAAGAAAAAAGAAAATATAAAGGGGTATATTTTTGCGGGGCCTTCCATAATAGGATTTTTAATGTTTTTTGTAATACCATTTCTTATAAGTGTAGTATATTGCTTTACACAAGGGGTAGGAGGTTTGGATTTCGTTGGATTCCAAAACTTTATAGAATTATTTCAAAATGATTCATTTAAATTGGCAGTTAAAAATACAATTTTATTCAATATAATAGCCGTACCATTGGTTTTAATTATATCGCTTGGAGTTACTATTATAGTTAATAATAAAATAAAAAAAGCATCATTTTTTAGGACTGCTTTAACTGTACCATTGGTTATTCCAGTGGCATCAATTATACTAGTTTGGCAAGTTTTTTTTGCTGAATCAGGAGTAATTAATAAGATTCTTTTAAAAGTGGGGATTATGGGACCGGATTATCTTAAAACGGGATGGTCATTCTTTGTACTGGTACTTCTATATGTTTGGAAAAATTGTGGTTATGACATGATAATATTTCTTGCAGGTTTAAACAATATCCCAAAAGAGTATTATGAAGCTGCAGAAATAGATGGATGCAGTAAAATCCAAAGCTTTTTTAAAATAACCTTACCTCTTTTAATGCCTACAATATTTTTTGCTTTCATAATATCAATAATAAATTCTCTTAGAATCTATAGAGAAGCGTATTTACTTTCAGGCCAATATCCAGATTCTAGCATATATATGCTTCAGCACTTTATGAATAATAATTTTGCTAATTTAAACTATCAAAGGCTTTCAACAGCATCAGTTATAGTTTTTGTATTTGTCGCGATTGTGATTTATTACCTGTTTAGAATTCAAAAGAAATTTGAGGTGTAG
- a CDS encoding ABC transporter substrate-binding protein: MKISKKRLAIIGVVIVIIAAIGMYPVFSKKLLRSSDPNTLTIYALAYNGKLNYDIEPIVNEFKEKYPNIKLNIVKFSSDSEYQKYNEKILSDTLSGGGPDIIYFDPEDTNARAFQKSGMLEDLKPYIEKDKDFNKEDYNSKLLNAGMYKGKLTFIPTDYCVPAYITTKELLEKNNIKITENMSQNDFMKSLSGYISNAKSTNGKTLFAKSIDVGDFIASSGFECVNYENKKMYFDTKEFKDIMENYKKIYNSTPKKTNNESGEEGLQGIKNGSTLFSTDNGYTCGVEFFESESTIKGLTGQTQVINSFPTYEGGNKTIAIAEDLIGMSKKTLNKRAAYNFIKLALSEKVQCDDKTYMPPINKKSQIDIKNRYLREEIGKNSKEYKVILNKPSDDLNKYYDRVTSNVDEVRILDTDVDKLIKECMTPYFDGKSSYDSALKTLENKVKLYINE; the protein is encoded by the coding sequence ATGAAAATATCAAAAAAACGATTAGCAATTATTGGTGTTGTCATAGTTATTATTGCTGCAATAGGCATGTATCCAGTATTTAGTAAAAAACTTCTAAGGTCAAGCGATCCAAATACATTAACTATTTATGCTTTAGCTTATAATGGAAAGCTTAATTATGATATAGAGCCTATTGTAAATGAATTTAAAGAAAAATATCCTAATATAAAATTAAATATAGTGAAATTTAGTAGCGATAGTGAATATCAAAAATATAATGAAAAAATTTTAAGTGACACTTTATCAGGAGGAGGGCCAGATATAATATATTTTGATCCTGAGGATACTAATGCAAGAGCTTTTCAAAAATCTGGTATGCTTGAAGATTTAAAGCCATATATAGAAAAGGATAAAGATTTTAACAAAGAAGATTATAATTCAAAACTTTTAAATGCTGGAATGTATAAAGGAAAATTGACATTTATACCTACTGATTACTGTGTTCCAGCTTATATAACAACAAAAGAGCTACTTGAGAAGAATAATATTAAAATTACTGAAAATATGTCTCAAAATGATTTTATGAAGTCATTGAGTGGATATATTTCAAATGCTAAAAGTACCAATGGCAAAACACTTTTTGCAAAATCAATAGATGTAGGTGATTTTATTGCAAGTAGTGGTTTTGAATGTGTAAATTATGAGAATAAAAAAATGTATTTTGATACAAAAGAATTCAAAGATATAATGGAAAATTATAAAAAGATATATAATTCAACACCTAAGAAAACAAATAATGAAAGTGGTGAGGAAGGCTTACAAGGAATAAAAAATGGATCTACTCTTTTTTCAACAGATAATGGTTATACATGTGGTGTAGAGTTTTTTGAATCTGAGTCGACAATAAAAGGATTAACAGGACAAACTCAGGTTATAAATAGCTTTCCGACTTATGAAGGAGGTAATAAAACAATTGCAATTGCAGAAGATTTAATAGGAATGAGTAAAAAAACACTAAATAAAAGGGCTGCTTATAACTTTATAAAACTGGCTTTATCAGAGAAAGTACAATGTGATGATAAAACTTATATGCCACCTATAAATAAGAAATCGCAAATAGATATTAAAAATAGATATCTAAGAGAAGAAATCGGTAAGAATTCCAAGGAATATAAAGTAATATTAAATAAACCATCAGATGATCTTAACAAATATTATGATAGAGTAACAAGTAATGTAGATGAAGTAAGAATTTTGGATACAGATGTAGATAAGCTTATAAAAGAATGCATGACGCCATATTTTGATGGTAAATCATCCTATGATAGTGCCTTAAAAACCTTAGAAAATAAAGTTAAATTATATATAAATGAATAA
- a CDS encoding ABC transporter substrate-binding protein, whose amino-acid sequence MKMSKKRLAIIGVVIVIIVAIGMYPVFSKKLLRSSDPNTLTIYALAYNGKLNYDIEAIVNGFKQKYPNIKLNIVKFNLDGGGYEKYNEKILSDTLAGGGPDIIYFNPEETNARAFQKSGMLEDLKPYIEKDKDFNKEDYNSKLLNAGMYKGKLTFIPTDYCIPSYITTKELLDKNNIKITENISQNDFMQSLSGYISNAKSSNGKTLFAKSLNIGDFIASSGFECVDYENKKMYFDTKEFKDIMENYKKIYNSTPKPATSESGEEGLQGIKNRSTLFSTDQSYTCGVEFFESESTIKGLTGQTQVINSFPTYNGGNKTIAIAEDLIGMSKTTLNKKAAYDFIKIALSEKIQCDNRGYTPPINKKSQIDIKNKYLNEEVGKNDKENKVILNKLSDDFNKYYDRVTNNIDEVRILDTNVDKLIKECMTPYFENKSSYDSALKTLENKVKLYINE is encoded by the coding sequence ATGAAAATGTCAAAAAAGCGATTAGCAATTATTGGTGTTGTCATAGTTATTATTGTTGCAATAGGCATGTATCCAGTATTTAGTAAGAAACTTTTAAGGTCAAGTGATCCAAATACATTAACTATTTATGCTTTAGCTTATAATGGAAAGCTTAATTATGATATAGAGGCTATTGTAAATGGATTTAAGCAAAAGTATCCTAATATAAAATTGAATATAGTAAAATTTAATCTCGATGGTGGTGGATATGAAAAATATAACGAGAAAATTTTAAGTGACACCTTAGCAGGAGGAGGACCAGATATAATATATTTTAATCCTGAGGAGACTAATGCAAGAGCTTTTCAAAAGTCTGGTATGCTTGAAGATTTAAAGCCATATATAGAAAAGGATAAAGATTTTAATAAAGAAGATTATAATTCAAAACTTTTAAATGCTGGGATGTATAAAGGAAAATTGACATTTATACCTACTGATTACTGTATTCCATCTTATATAACAACAAAAGAGTTACTTGATAAAAATAATATTAAAATTACTGAAAATATATCTCAAAATGATTTTATGCAGTCATTGAGTGGATATATTTCAAATGCTAAAAGTAGCAATGGCAAAACACTTTTTGCAAAATCATTAAATATAGGTGATTTTATTGCAAGTAGTGGTTTTGAATGCGTAGATTATGAGAATAAAAAAATGTATTTTGATACAAAAGAATTCAAAGATATAATGGAAAATTATAAAAAGATATATAATTCAACACCTAAGCCAGCAACTAGTGAAAGTGGTGAGGAAGGATTACAAGGAATAAAAAATCGATCTACTCTTTTTTCAACAGATCAGAGTTATACATGTGGTGTAGAGTTTTTTGAATCTGAGTCAACAATAAAAGGATTAACAGGACAAACTCAGGTTATAAATAGCTTTCCGACTTATAACGGAGGTAATAAAACAATTGCAATTGCAGAAGATTTAATAGGAATGAGTAAAACAACACTAAATAAAAAGGCTGCTTATGACTTTATAAAAATAGCTTTATCAGAAAAAATACAATGTGATAATAGAGGTTATACACCCCCTATAAATAAAAAATCACAAATAGATATTAAAAATAAATATTTAAACGAAGAAGTTGGTAAAAATGATAAAGAGAACAAGGTAATATTAAATAAACTGTCAGATGATTTTAACAAATATTATGATAGGGTAACAAATAATATAGATGAAGTAAGAATTTTAGATACAAATGTAGATAAGCTTATAAAAGAATGCATGACGCCATATTTTGAGAATAAATCATCCTATGATAGTGCATTAAAAACCTTAGAAAATAAAGTTAAATTATATATAAATGAATAG
- a CDS encoding insulinase family protein has translation MNKEDEGKNNIKKNTLKNKFAYYICNNKKSKGKVKLALIVKAGSLMEQGLPNGTAHFTEHLCIDSNVAYLKNVGKYYEDNNILQGYTNFEQTVYYFDCTIDNIDEGFSVFKNILSDCFIDRRLMEKVKKDLIVEIDYRMKCANFGLQNNILPVIIGDKNIKDKFPLGKIKCIEKMEFQSVKSFHDKWYKPQNSAICICGDIANSDIENKISKYFSEFKNDNEKIEKYSTNYCPYGEKVVVNNNVNKNEVKAQFYYLKKDYKYSLKSDTIEYFLFSIIKNYILDLFTDKSFGIVEFYSKVFLHNLKLNVLEFKSQSEFVERLEFIIDSINKIQAKGINENDFVKYKRIFYKDLKSYHKEYKYYQSEEIIKECINNFLYDEELMTLSNEYEACNLIVDNIKFKEFNKIISQELNNKNLILVVNGQEKFNLEYMNKFSRFLS, from the coding sequence ATGAATAAAGAAGATGAAGGTAAAAATAATATAAAAAAGAATACTTTAAAAAATAAATTTGCGTATTATATTTGCAATAACAAAAAGTCTAAGGGAAAAGTAAAGTTGGCTTTAATAGTAAAAGCAGGCTCTTTAATGGAACAAGGTTTACCCAATGGCACAGCACATTTTACTGAGCATCTGTGCATAGATAGTAATGTGGCTTATTTGAAAAATGTAGGTAAATATTATGAAGACAACAATATATTACAAGGGTATACAAACTTTGAACAAACCGTGTATTATTTTGATTGTACTATTGATAATATAGATGAAGGTTTTAGTGTGTTTAAAAACATTTTATCTGATTGTTTTATAGATAGAAGGTTAATGGAGAAAGTTAAAAAGGATTTAATAGTAGAAATTGATTATAGAATGAAATGTGCAAATTTTGGTTTGCAAAATAATATACTACCGGTAATAATTGGTGATAAAAATATTAAGGATAAATTTCCATTAGGCAAAATAAAGTGTATAGAAAAAATGGAATTTCAATCGGTAAAAAGCTTTCATGATAAATGGTACAAGCCACAAAATAGTGCTATTTGTATTTGTGGAGATATAGCGAATTCTGATATAGAAAATAAAATCAGCAAGTATTTTTCTGAATTTAAAAATGATAATGAAAAAATTGAAAAATACAGCACAAATTATTGTCCATATGGAGAAAAGGTAGTTGTAAATAATAATGTGAATAAAAATGAGGTTAAGGCACAATTTTATTATTTAAAAAAAGATTATAAATATAGTTTAAAATCAGATACAATTGAATATTTTTTATTCAGCATAATTAAAAATTATATTTTAGATTTATTTACCGATAAAAGTTTTGGAATAGTAGAATTTTACTCTAAGGTTTTTCTTCATAATCTGAAGCTTAATGTGTTGGAGTTTAAATCACAAAGTGAATTTGTAGAGAGGCTTGAATTTATTATTGATAGTATTAATAAAATTCAAGCAAAAGGAATTAATGAAAATGATTTTGTAAAATATAAAAGGATTTTTTACAAGGATTTAAAGAGTTATCATAAAGAGTACAAGTATTATCAAAGTGAAGAAATTATAAAAGAATGCATAAATAACTTTTTATACGATGAAGAATTAATGACATTGTCTAATGAATATGAAGCTTGCAATTTGATTGTTGATAATATAAAATTTAAAGAATTTAATAAAATAATATCTCAAGAACTTAATAATAAAAATTTAATATTAGTAGTTAATGGACAAGAAAAATTTAATTTGGAGTATATGAATAAATTTAGTAGGTTTTTAAGCTAA
- a CDS encoding carbohydrate ABC transporter permease: MKRKNKTLIFFEYTILVIFAIAAIFPVIYMISSSFMGEEEVKNALQSFKFHIIPDEFTLIQYYNSLLRQPDFLLKFWNSVILTLPTVIGQIIVSIFGAYAFAKIKFKYKTQIFFMFIILMIMPYQVTLVPIYIIMKKLNLVGSYASVILPGIFSTFGVFLMTQFMKSIPDEQCEAAKIDGANDIQILFKIIIPQCKGALVSLIILSFIDNWNMIEQPLILLGDKKQPLSTFLSQINSGELGIAFACSVIFMIPSILMFLKGEDELLEGIQHLDMK; the protein is encoded by the coding sequence ATGAAGAGAAAAAATAAGACATTAATTTTTTTTGAGTATACAATATTGGTTATTTTTGCCATAGCAGCAATATTTCCTGTTATATATATGATTTCAAGTTCTTTTATGGGTGAAGAAGAGGTTAAAAATGCACTTCAAAGCTTTAAGTTTCATATTATACCTGATGAATTTACATTGATTCAATATTATAATAGTTTACTTAGGCAGCCAGATTTTTTATTGAAGTTTTGGAATTCGGTAATATTAACATTACCCACAGTTATTGGACAAATAATAGTATCAATTTTTGGAGCCTATGCTTTTGCTAAGATAAAATTTAAGTATAAAACTCAAATATTTTTTATGTTTATAATACTTATGATAATGCCATACCAAGTCACCTTAGTGCCTATATACATAATTATGAAAAAGTTGAACTTGGTGGGATCTTATGCTTCGGTAATATTACCTGGAATATTTTCAACTTTTGGAGTATTTCTTATGACACAATTTATGAAATCAATTCCAGATGAGCAATGTGAGGCGGCGAAAATTGATGGAGCCAATGATATACAAATATTATTTAAAATTATAATTCCGCAATGCAAAGGAGCATTAGTATCACTTATAATACTAAGTTTTATAGATAATTGGAATATGATAGAGCAGCCACTTATTTTACTAGGAGATAAAAAACAGCCTCTTTCAACATTTTTATCACAGATTAATAGTGGTGAGTTGGGAATAGCCTTTGCATGCAGCGTAATATTTATGATACCTTCAATCCTTATGTTTTTAAAGGGAGAAGATGAGCTTCTTGAAGGGATACAGCATTTAGATATGAAGTAG
- a CDS encoding CA_C0660 family putative sactipeptide bacteriocin, translated as MKLVNPVGRDLTELETEAYSCHCICSSGSYTAKMRGYHGGYDACECDDVEHATNSDYADTFGIRKNN; from the coding sequence ATGAAATTAGTAAATCCAGTAGGAAGAGATTTAACTGAACTAGAAACAGAGGCTTATAGTTGTCATTGCATATGTTCTTCGGGTTCATATACTGCAAAGATGCGTGGGTATCATGGAGGTTATGATGCTTGTGAATGTGATGATGTGGAGCATGCCACTAACTCGGATTACGCAGACACATTTGGAATTCGCAAAAATAACTAG
- a CDS encoding radical SAM protein, translating into MSISEQCVIEIDKYIDYFKKNTSQPNILAKLFKTDSSYYVYDTGTNKVLTCGEYEYSILGKIIDNKFDEISRINDDADKSGFYEALENVRQAIEKEDILRGGKEWKFVSKGHFEELDKKLNYELDQITLELTEKCNLRCRYCIYNESYEHKRNFGNKDMPIEIAEKAIDYANLHSGKEKGVGVTFYGGEPLVNFKLLKHSIEYSRKVIKDKKLTFSLTSNLTLMTPEIATYLASIENLTILCSIDGPEEIHDSYRKDINGNGTFKRAIRGLKYLIEAFGDKANKAVMMNMVFTPPYSIEKVNKIETFINSLDWLPKGLRISMTYPSTGSVDDTPPKGCEKNYGMELIQWSESKYKSELKSDGKIDMFNEEFVVHPILRIHGRRISAKSESGYPVNGCCIPGSRKLYVTVDGNFQICERINGSPIIGNVFNGIDENKIKNEVIDEFINKSIKDCSRCWAARLCNVCYSHCYTDGKLDMKEKKRYCIRSRERALRSLVFYHKCAEINPEKLKYLNKIEVS; encoded by the coding sequence ATGTCAATTTCTGAGCAGTGTGTTATAGAGATAGATAAGTATATAGATTACTTTAAAAAAAATACTAGTCAACCTAATATTTTAGCAAAACTTTTTAAAACAGATTCTTCATATTATGTTTATGATACGGGAACCAATAAAGTATTAACCTGCGGGGAGTATGAGTATAGTATATTAGGAAAAATAATTGATAATAAGTTTGACGAGATATCAAGAATTAATGATGATGCGGATAAATCCGGATTTTATGAAGCCTTAGAAAATGTAAGGCAGGCAATAGAAAAGGAGGACATACTAAGGGGTGGTAAAGAGTGGAAGTTTGTATCAAAAGGTCATTTCGAAGAATTAGATAAAAAACTTAATTATGAATTAGATCAGATTACTCTTGAGCTTACTGAAAAATGTAATTTACGATGTAGATATTGCATATATAATGAATCATACGAACATAAGAGGAATTTTGGAAATAAAGATATGCCTATTGAAATAGCTGAAAAGGCTATTGATTATGCTAATTTACATAGTGGAAAGGAAAAAGGAGTTGGAGTAACTTTTTATGGCGGAGAGCCTTTGGTGAATTTTAAATTATTAAAACATTCTATTGAATATTCAAGAAAAGTAATAAAGGATAAGAAATTAACCTTTTCTCTGACAAGTAATCTAACATTAATGACACCTGAAATAGCTACTTATTTAGCTTCTATTGAAAATTTAACTATATTATGTAGTATAGACGGACCAGAAGAAATTCACGACAGTTATAGAAAAGATATAAATGGTAATGGAACATTTAAAAGGGCTATTAGAGGATTGAAATATTTAATAGAAGCATTTGGGGATAAGGCTAATAAAGCAGTTATGATGAATATGGTATTTACTCCACCATATTCTATAGAAAAAGTAAACAAAATAGAAACTTTTATAAATAGCTTAGATTGGCTTCCAAAGGGTTTACGTATATCAATGACTTATCCTTCAACAGGAAGCGTAGATGATACTCCACCAAAGGGGTGTGAAAAAAATTATGGAATGGAGCTAATTCAGTGGTCTGAAAGTAAGTATAAAAGTGAGCTTAAAAGTGATGGAAAAATAGATATGTTTAATGAGGAGTTTGTTGTACATCCTATTCTAAGAATACATGGTAGAAGAATAAGTGCTAAATCAGAATCTGGGTATCCAGTAAATGGTTGTTGTATTCCAGGAAGTAGAAAATTATATGTAACTGTAGATGGTAATTTTCAAATTTGTGAAAGAATAAATGGTTCCCCTATTATAGGAAATGTATTTAATGGTATAGATGAAAATAAAATAAAAAATGAAGTAATAGATGAATTTATAAATAAATCAATTAAAGATTGTTCTAGGTGTTGGGCAGCTCGTTTATGTAATGTATGTTATTCACATTGTTATACAGATGGAAAGCTTGATATGAAAGAGAAGAAAAGATATTGTATTAGGTCGCGTGAAAGGGCATTAAGAAGTTTGGTTTTTTATCATAAATGTGCTGAAATAAATCCAGAAAAACTTAAGTATTTAAATAAAATAGAGGTTTCTTAA